The following coding sequences are from one Paracoccus alcaliphilus window:
- a CDS encoding IS256 family transposase produces the protein MHDDTITRLPDPSGFAADALTEVIRAGARKLIEQAIEAEMAALLATFSDEKLGDGRARLVRHGTLPEREVLTGIGPVAVKVPRLRDRGPGEDKISFTPSILPRYLRKAKSVEELLPWLYLKGVSTGDFTEALAALLGPNAKGLSATTITRLKADWWHDYEAWQKRDLDARRFLYIWADGVYFKPRMAEEKQCVLVIVGADEYGRKELLAMTDGFRESTQSWREVLLDLRRRGLKQDPKLAIGDGALGFWAALREVFASTREQRCWVHKTMNVLNALPQSVQAKAKGHLHDIWQAGTRAEAEAAFDFFVETYGVKWDKAVDKLVKDRSALLTFYDYPAEHWKHIRTSNPIESTFATVRHRTKRTKGCLSRQTGLAMAFKLMIAAQGKWRKLDGRNRLPEIIQGVEFRDGLRQLQNAA, from the coding sequence ATGCACGACGATACCATCACCCGACTGCCCGATCCATCGGGTTTCGCGGCAGACGCGCTGACCGAAGTGATCAGGGCTGGCGCGCGCAAACTCATTGAGCAGGCGATCGAGGCGGAAATGGCGGCGCTCTTGGCCACCTTTTCAGACGAGAAGCTCGGCGATGGCCGAGCCCGGCTGGTGCGCCACGGAACCTTGCCCGAGCGCGAGGTGCTGACCGGGATCGGACCGGTTGCGGTGAAGGTGCCGCGCCTGCGCGACCGGGGTCCCGGCGAGGACAAGATCAGTTTCACCCCCAGCATCCTGCCGCGCTACCTTCGCAAGGCGAAATCGGTCGAGGAGTTGTTGCCATGGCTTTACCTCAAGGGCGTCTCCACGGGCGATTTCACCGAGGCGCTGGCGGCGCTCTTGGGACCGAACGCCAAGGGGCTGTCGGCCACGACGATCACGCGGCTGAAGGCCGACTGGTGGCACGACTACGAGGCCTGGCAGAAACGCGACCTTGATGCGCGTCGTTTCCTCTACATCTGGGCCGACGGCGTCTACTTCAAGCCGCGGATGGCTGAGGAAAAACAATGCGTTCTGGTGATCGTGGGCGCCGATGAATATGGCCGCAAGGAGCTGCTGGCGATGACAGACGGCTTTCGTGAAAGCACGCAAAGCTGGCGCGAGGTGCTGCTGGATCTGAGGCGGCGTGGTCTGAAACAGGATCCGAAACTGGCCATCGGCGACGGCGCCCTGGGGTTTTGGGCGGCCCTGCGGGAGGTCTTCGCCTCGACGCGGGAACAACGGTGCTGGGTCCATAAAACGATGAACGTTCTCAATGCGTTGCCGCAATCGGTGCAGGCCAAGGCGAAGGGTCATCTGCACGACATCTGGCAGGCCGGGACCCGCGCCGAGGCGGAGGCGGCCTTCGATTTCTTCGTCGAAACCTACGGCGTCAAATGGGACAAGGCGGTCGACAAGTTGGTCAAGGATCGCAGCGCGCTGCTGACTTTTTACGACTACCCGGCCGAACACTGGAAGCACATCCGGACATCAAACCCGATCGAAAGCACCTTCGCCACGGTCCGCCACCGGACGAAACGCACCAAGGGGTGCCTAAGCCGCCAGACCGGCCTCGCCATGGCGTTCAAGCTGATGATCGCCGCGCAGGGCAAATGGCGCAAGCTCGATGGCCGGAACCGGTTGCCCGAGATCATCCAAGGGGTTGAGTTCCGCGACGGCCTGCGCCAACTTCAAAACGCCGCCTGA
- a CDS encoding Lrp/AsnC family transcriptional regulator — translation MNDNDLKLDDFDRKILNALQRDAAQPQRALAEAVGLSQNACWRRLNRLQSAGIIKGHTIRLDATELGLPLTV, via the coding sequence ATGAATGACAATGACCTGAAACTCGATGACTTTGATCGAAAGATCCTGAATGCCCTGCAGCGCGATGCCGCCCAGCCGCAGCGCGCATTGGCCGAGGCGGTGGGGCTGAGCCAGAATGCCTGCTGGCGCCGCCTGAACCGGTTGCAGTCGGCGGGCATCATCAAGGGCCATACGATCCGGCTGGATGCGACAGAACTGGGTCTGCCCCTGACCGTCTGA
- a CDS encoding aminotransferase class V-fold PLP-dependent enzyme has product MSDTPFFDRFRAALVGPDHIDRLRAGLIGEGISFDGPQGPRQLIYADYVASGRALRQVEQLVLDQILPFYANSHTEGSHCGAFVTRLRREARAVIARHCGADDSCATIFAGAGATAGLNRLVALLGLPEDVAAGRNPLVLVGPYEHHSNILPWRESGAEVQEIPEDPETGGPCLQALEAALLAAAGRPVIGSFSAASNVSGILTDTVAVTRLLKHHGARAVWDYAGGAPYLPISMDCDTAHAKDAIVFSPHKFVGGPGASGVLVLRRDAVVRQRPVWPGGGTVTYVSSWGHDYSATLETREEAGTPDVLGDLRAALAIVVKEAMGQGWLDSRHQALHARAEAAFADLPGLHHAGQGMAVPALPFFSFWLCDPETGQRLPHGAITRALSDHFGVQTRSGCACAGPYGHRIFGIEADESAAIRDRIRAGDDTARPGFTRFNLSALMTDDKADAVLAAISAIAREPARYLPKTDLSQGRAMQAAE; this is encoded by the coding sequence ATGAGTGATACCCCGTTCTTTGACCGTTTCCGCGCCGCGCTTGTCGGCCCGGACCATATCGACCGGCTGCGCGCAGGTCTGATAGGTGAGGGGATCAGCTTTGACGGGCCGCAAGGGCCGCGCCAGTTGATCTATGCCGATTATGTGGCCTCAGGCCGGGCCTTGCGGCAGGTGGAACAGCTGGTGCTGGACCAAATCCTGCCCTTCTACGCCAACAGCCATACCGAGGGGTCGCATTGCGGGGCCTTTGTCACCCGGCTGCGGCGCGAGGCGCGGGCGGTGATTGCCCGGCATTGCGGGGCGGATGACAGCTGCGCCACGATCTTTGCCGGCGCCGGGGCAACGGCCGGGCTGAACCGGCTGGTCGCGCTGCTGGGCCTGCCCGAGGATGTGGCGGCGGGGCGCAATCCGCTGGTGCTGGTGGGGCCATATGAGCATCATTCCAACATCCTGCCCTGGCGGGAAAGCGGCGCCGAAGTGCAGGAGATCCCCGAGGATCCTGAGACCGGCGGGCCCTGCCTGCAGGCGCTGGAGGCCGCACTCCTCGCGGCGGCGGGCAGGCCGGTGATCGGCAGTTTTTCGGCGGCATCGAATGTCAGCGGCATCCTGACCGATACGGTGGCCGTTACCCGGCTGCTGAAACATCATGGCGCAAGGGCGGTCTGGGATTATGCGGGCGGCGCGCCCTATCTGCCGATCTCGATGGATTGTGACACCGCGCATGCCAAGGATGCCATCGTCTTTTCGCCGCATAAATTCGTGGGCGGGCCGGGGGCCTCGGGCGTTCTGGTGCTGCGCCGCGATGCGGTGGTGCGGCAACGGCCGGTCTGGCCGGGGGGCGGCACGGTCACTTATGTCTCCAGCTGGGGCCATGATTACAGTGCCACGCTCGAGACCCGCGAGGAGGCAGGCACGCCGGATGTGCTGGGCGATCTGCGCGCGGCACTGGCGATCGTGGTGAAAGAGGCGATGGGGCAGGGCTGGCTGGACAGCCGCCACCAGGCATTGCACGCCCGGGCCGAAGCGGCATTTGCCGATTTGCCGGGGTTGCACCATGCAGGGCAGGGTATGGCTGTTCCCGCCCTGCCGTTCTTTTCCTTCTGGCTGTGCGATCCCGAGACCGGGCAGCGCCTGCCACATGGCGCGATCACCCGGGCGTTGTCGGATCATTTCGGCGTGCAGACCCGCAGCGGCTGTGCCTGTGCCGGTCCCTATGGCCACCGGATCTTTGGCATCGAAGCCGATGAGAGCGCCGCGATCCGCGACCGGATCCGCGCGGGCGATGATACGGCACGGCCCGGGTTCACGCGGTTCAACCTCAGCGCGCTGATGACGGATGACAAGGCCGATGCGGTGCTGGCGGCGATCAGTGCCATAGCGCGCGAACCTGCCCGCTATCTGCCGAAGACGGACCTGTCACAGGGGCGGGCCATGCAGGCGGCAGAGTGA
- a CDS encoding tyrosine-type recombinase/integrase, translating into MPKRRSVKSADDRPADAHVRARDYLGQPDVDRLLVASKKSRYGVRDHLLILMMFRHGLRVSETIALRRQDVDLAQSRVWIARLKNGLSVEQPVAGDELRAIKRWLARREDALPWLFVSERKKPLTRQAVNYIVGTAGSRAGLGHVHPHMLRHSCGFALANKGRDLRLIQDYLGHRDPRHTAHYTRTAAHRFDDLW; encoded by the coding sequence ATGCCCAAGCGGCGAAGTGTTAAGAGTGCCGACGACCGTCCGGCAGATGCCCATGTTCGCGCCCGGGACTACCTTGGTCAGCCAGATGTCGACCGGCTCCTCGTCGCGAGCAAGAAGAGCCGTTACGGTGTGCGTGACCATCTCCTGATCCTGATGATGTTCCGCCATGGACTGCGCGTCTCCGAGACGATCGCATTGCGTCGGCAGGACGTCGATCTCGCACAATCGAGGGTTTGGATCGCGCGGTTGAAGAACGGGCTTAGCGTGGAGCAGCCGGTCGCTGGTGATGAGCTGCGGGCGATCAAGCGCTGGCTCGCGCGGCGGGAGGATGCGCTACCCTGGCTGTTCGTCTCCGAGCGGAAGAAGCCGCTCACGCGACAGGCGGTCAATTACATTGTCGGAACGGCTGGTAGTCGCGCGGGTCTTGGACATGTGCATCCCCACATGCTGCGTCATTCCTGCGGCTTTGCCCTGGCGAACAAGGGCCGCGACCTGCGGTTGATCCAGGATTACCTCGGGCACCGGGATCCACGGCATACCGCCCACTACACGCGAACCGCGGCGCATCGGTTCGACGATCTGTGGTAG
- the istA gene encoding IS21 family transposase yields MELYLRVRQACAEGMSQREAARVFNVSRDTVRKMMSFSVPPGYRRSVEVRRPKLDPFIPIIEGWLEADRTMPRKQRHTAKRVFDRLRDECGFTGGYTIIKDYIRERERRGQEVFVPLSHPPGHAQADFGEALVRIGGVEQKAHFFVLDLPHSDGCYVRAYPAAVAEAWVDGHIHAFAFFGAVPQSVLYDNDRCLVAKILPDGTRKRASLFSGFLSHYLIRDRYGRPGKGNDKGNVEGLVGYSRRNFMVPLPEFATWDAFNLWLEEQCRKRQRAVLRGESETIGERLQRDLAAMRALPAAPFDACDQGNGRVSSQSLVRYKTNDYSVPVVYGHQDVWIRGYIHEVVIGCRGEVIARHPRCWDRDELVFNPIHYLPLIEQKINALDQAAPLQGWDLPEEFATLRRLMEVRMNRQGRREYVQVLRLLEAFDLADVRAAVLQALRMGALSFDAVKHLLLCRVEHRPPRLDLDCYPYLPKATVEKTRAGSYMRLLSGDAEDAA; encoded by the coding sequence GTGGAGCTATATCTGAGAGTTCGTCAGGCTTGTGCGGAGGGCATGAGCCAGCGGGAAGCGGCACGGGTGTTTAATGTGTCGCGGGACACGGTTCGGAAGATGATGTCGTTTTCGGTTCCGCCCGGCTACCGTCGATCGGTCGAAGTCCGCCGCCCGAAGCTCGATCCGTTTATCCCGATCATCGAGGGGTGGTTGGAGGCGGACCGGACCATGCCACGCAAGCAGCGGCATACGGCGAAGCGGGTGTTCGACCGGCTTCGCGATGAGTGTGGCTTCACCGGCGGCTATACGATCATCAAGGATTACATCCGGGAACGTGAGCGACGTGGCCAGGAAGTATTCGTGCCTCTGTCGCATCCGCCGGGCCACGCTCAGGCCGACTTCGGCGAAGCCCTGGTCCGGATCGGCGGGGTCGAGCAGAAGGCACACTTCTTCGTGCTGGACCTCCCGCACAGTGATGGCTGCTACGTCCGGGCTTATCCTGCAGCGGTGGCCGAGGCCTGGGTGGATGGCCATATCCATGCATTCGCGTTCTTCGGCGCGGTTCCCCAGTCTGTGCTCTACGACAACGACCGGTGCCTGGTGGCGAAGATCCTGCCGGATGGAACCAGAAAGCGCGCTTCGCTGTTCAGCGGGTTCCTGTCGCACTACCTGATCCGGGATCGCTATGGCCGGCCGGGCAAGGGCAACGACAAGGGGAATGTCGAAGGCCTGGTGGGCTACTCTCGGCGCAACTTCATGGTGCCGCTACCGGAGTTCGCCACTTGGGACGCGTTCAATCTGTGGCTGGAGGAGCAGTGCCGCAAGCGTCAGCGCGCAGTCCTGCGCGGCGAAAGCGAGACGATCGGTGAGAGATTGCAGCGTGACCTTGCTGCGATGCGCGCCCTCCCGGCGGCGCCGTTCGATGCCTGCGATCAGGGCAACGGCCGGGTCTCGTCGCAATCTCTGGTGCGCTACAAGACCAACGACTACTCGGTGCCGGTTGTATACGGCCACCAGGATGTCTGGATCCGGGGCTATATCCATGAGGTGGTGATTGGCTGCCGGGGCGAGGTGATCGCCCGCCATCCCCGATGCTGGGATCGCGACGAACTGGTCTTCAACCCGATCCATTATCTCCCGCTGATCGAGCAGAAGATCAATGCGTTGGATCAAGCCGCCCCGTTACAGGGCTGGGACCTGCCGGAGGAGTTCGCCACCTTGCGCCGCCTGATGGAGGTGCGGATGAACCGACAGGGTCGGCGCGAATATGTTCAGGTCCTGCGGCTGTTGGAGGCCTTCGATCTGGCGGACGTGCGGGCGGCAGTGCTCCAGGCTCTTCGGATGGGGGCGCTCAGCTTCGATGCGGTGAAGCATCTGCTGCTGTGCCGGGTGGAGCATCGTCCGCCGCGACTTGACCTCGACTGCTATCCCTACCTGCCGAAGGCAACGGTCGAGAAGACCCGAGCCGGGTCTTACATGCGGCTGCTGTCGGGCGATGCGGAGGACGCGGCATGA
- a CDS encoding hydantoinase B/oxoprolinase family protein has protein sequence MDGVELQILWSNLIGIVSEQARALQRIAFSPIVREAGDLANGLFDEQARMVAQAVTGTPGHINSLAAAARNLLAHCDADSLRPGDVLITNDPWMSAGHFFDITVLSPIFRNDRIIGYAGSTIHHSDIGGYGIGSGARDIHEEGLWIPPMKLYDAGQPNETLFAILRRNVRTPDALLGDLGAQVSSGIIASDRLNALCDRYGIEDIARLSEEIISRSEKATRDAIRKLPGGTYHGASHFDVPGGEVIELKTAVTIDAEAGEITIDFEGSSGPSAMGINVVPAYTHAYATFAVRSTLNPDLPNNAGSLAPIRLKLPDSCVVNAKYPSPVNARHVVGMYVPFPILKALAQVVPDAVVAEGSGAVWTVQIQGRDAQGKPFTSSMFNYSGGMGARATKPGISAVCYPTGVSAVPVEVLEASYPIAFTCKELEHGTGGAGRQPGGDGQRIGYRMRTERPWILNTIPSRLASGPEGLDGGMPGSKGVFRINGQDVTDTRKREMQPGDEVFMITPGGGGYGAA, from the coding sequence ATGGACGGCGTCGAACTGCAGATCCTCTGGAGCAACCTCATCGGCATCGTCAGCGAGCAGGCCCGCGCGCTGCAACGCATTGCCTTCAGCCCCATCGTGCGCGAGGCGGGCGATCTGGCCAACGGCCTGTTCGATGAACAGGCCCGCATGGTGGCGCAGGCTGTGACCGGCACGCCCGGGCATATCAACTCGCTGGCGGCGGCGGCGCGGAACCTGTTGGCACATTGCGATGCCGACAGCCTGCGCCCCGGCGATGTGCTGATCACCAATGATCCCTGGATGTCGGCTGGGCATTTCTTTGACATCACCGTGCTCTCGCCGATCTTTCGCAATGACCGGATCATCGGCTATGCCGGGTCCACCATCCACCACAGTGATATCGGCGGTTATGGCATCGGCTCGGGCGCGCGTGACATCCACGAAGAGGGCCTGTGGATCCCGCCGATGAAGCTCTATGATGCGGGCCAGCCGAATGAGACGCTGTTCGCGATCCTGCGGCGCAACGTGCGCACCCCCGATGCGCTGCTGGGCGATCTGGGCGCGCAGGTTTCCTCGGGTATCATCGCATCGGACCGGCTGAACGCGCTCTGCGACCGTTATGGCATCGAGGATATTGCCCGGCTGTCCGAGGAAATCATCTCGCGCTCCGAAAAGGCCACGCGCGATGCGATCCGCAAGCTGCCGGGCGGCACCTACCACGGTGCCTCGCACTTTGACGTGCCGGGCGGCGAGGTGATCGAGCTGAAGACCGCCGTCACCATCGACGCAGAGGCGGGCGAGATCACCATTGATTTCGAAGGCTCCTCCGGCCCCAGTGCCATGGGGATCAATGTGGTGCCAGCCTATACCCATGCCTATGCGACCTTCGCCGTGCGCTCCACGCTCAACCCCGACCTGCCCAACAATGCGGGCAGTCTGGCGCCGATCCGGCTGAAACTGCCTGACAGCTGTGTGGTGAATGCCAAATATCCCTCGCCGGTCAATGCCCGCCATGTGGTCGGCATGTATGTGCCCTTCCCGATCCTGAAGGCGTTGGCGCAGGTGGTGCCCGATGCCGTGGTGGCCGAAGGCTCCGGCGCGGTCTGGACCGTGCAGATCCAGGGGCGCGATGCACAGGGCAAGCCCTTCACCTCGTCGATGTTCAACTATTCCGGCGGGATGGGTGCGCGGGCGACCAAGCCGGGGATTTCGGCGGTCTGCTATCCGACCGGCGTTTCAGCCGTGCCGGTCGAGGTGCTGGAGGCATCCTATCCGATCGCCTTCACCTGCAAGGAGCTGGAACATGGCACCGGCGGCGCCGGGCGGCAACCCGGCGGCGATGGCCAGCGCATCGGTTACCGGATGCGGACCGAGCGGCCATGGATCCTGAACACCATCCCCTCGCGGCTGGCCTCCGGTCCCGAAGGGCTGGATGGCGGGATGCCGGGCAGCAAGGGCGTGTTCCGCATCAACGGGCAGGATGTCACCGACACCCGCAAGCGCGAGATGCAGCCGGGCGACGAGGTCTTCATGATCACGCCCGGCGGCGGCGGCTACGGGGCGGCGTGA
- the istB gene encoding IS21-like element ISPve1 family helper ATPase IstB, whose amino-acid sequence MSDAPEILLAHHLKALKLPTFLREHQKLARQCAAEGLDHVRYLARLVELELIDRERRMVERRIKAAKFPAVKSLDSFDFAAIPKLNKMQVLDLARCEWIERRENVIALGPSGTGKTHVALGIGLAACQKGLSVGFTTAAALVSEMMEARDERRLLRFQKQMAGYKLLIIDELGFVPLSKTGAELLFELISQRYERGSTLITSNLPFDEWTETFGSERLTGALLDRLTHHVSILEMNGESYRLANSTARKRR is encoded by the coding sequence ATGAGTGATGCCCCGGAAATTCTGCTCGCCCATCATCTCAAGGCGCTGAAGTTGCCGACGTTCCTGCGCGAGCATCAGAAGCTGGCCCGCCAATGCGCGGCGGAAGGGCTGGACCATGTCAGATACCTGGCACGGCTTGTCGAACTCGAGCTGATCGACCGGGAACGGCGAATGGTCGAGCGGCGCATCAAGGCCGCGAAATTCCCGGCCGTCAAAAGCCTGGACAGCTTCGACTTTGCGGCCATCCCCAAGCTTAACAAGATGCAGGTGCTGGATCTGGCCCGGTGCGAGTGGATCGAACGGCGCGAGAATGTCATTGCCCTCGGCCCGTCCGGCACCGGCAAAACCCATGTCGCCCTCGGCATCGGGCTGGCCGCTTGTCAGAAGGGCCTCTCGGTTGGCTTCACCACCGCCGCAGCGCTGGTCAGCGAGATGATGGAGGCCCGCGATGAGCGCCGCCTGCTGCGCTTCCAGAAGCAGATGGCCGGTTACAAGCTTCTCATCATCGACGAGCTCGGCTTCGTGCCCCTGTCGAAAACAGGTGCCGAGTTGCTGTTCGAACTGATCTCGCAGCGCTATGAGCGCGGATCGACCCTCATCACAAGCAATCTGCCCTTCGATGAATGGACCGAGACATTCGGCTCGGAGCGCCTGACCGGTGCGCTTCTCGACCGGCTGACCCACCACGTCAGCATCCTCGAGATGAACGGTGAAAGCTACCGCCTCGCCAACAGCACTGCCCGCAAGCGGCGCTGA
- a CDS encoding helix-turn-helix domain-containing protein has translation MRLYQRNYLVCGLDTSESASEPWVFILASWHRLLVVLSALETVVPEQPSSVVPDPDSDVAIGKRLALIRVGLGMTQAGFAASLNVSPRSYQHYEKGTRSISAELLRELRACHGLAPNWVLLGQGLPREGEDAEALAAFVEELGAHLVATQVSLPPKNQGKIISGWWKALRDGTRVGMPDVRHWVDLLKE, from the coding sequence TTGCGTCTTTATCAACGTAATTATCTTGTATGCGGTCTTGATACGTCCGAAAGTGCGTCTGAGCCGTGGGTTTTCATTCTTGCCTCATGGCACCGGTTGCTCGTCGTTTTGTCTGCCTTGGAGACAGTTGTGCCCGAACAGCCCTCTTCTGTAGTGCCTGATCCCGATAGCGATGTGGCCATCGGCAAACGTCTGGCCCTGATCCGCGTGGGCCTTGGGATGACACAGGCAGGCTTCGCCGCCAGCCTCAACGTGTCGCCGCGCTCGTACCAGCATTATGAAAAAGGAACGCGGAGCATCTCTGCGGAGCTCTTGCGCGAGCTCCGCGCATGCCATGGACTTGCTCCAAACTGGGTCCTGCTGGGCCAAGGTCTGCCCCGCGAAGGTGAGGATGCAGAAGCCTTGGCCGCCTTTGTCGAGGAGCTTGGTGCCCATCTGGTCGCGACACAGGTGTCGCTGCCGCCGAAGAATCAGGGCAAGATCATATCCGGGTGGTGGAAGGCTTTGCGGGACGGAACCCGTGTCGGGATGCCGGATGTCAGGCACTGGGTCGATCTGCTGAAAGAGTGA
- a CDS encoding transposase domain-containing protein: MARASYVRSARAMAHSLDNWPGFATPPWPTFAPPLTALFAGNEIGAENWAMLASLVATCKMSNVNPVDYLATTLRAILDGHPQSGIEDLMPWRFNQPSSMEKRAKVGDARRGGISWRCSDAVNSQRRKGYATCTTIPSPDCPIHRVSRQTR, translated from the coding sequence ATGGCACGCGCCAGCTATGTGCGAAGCGCGCGCGCCATGGCGCACAGCCTCGACAACTGGCCTGGTTTTGCAACGCCGCCGTGGCCGACTTTTGCGCCGCCGTTGACAGCACTATTTGCCGGGAATGAAATCGGCGCCGAGAACTGGGCCATGCTGGCCTCGCTGGTCGCCACCTGCAAGATGTCCAACGTGAACCCCGTCGACTATCTCGCCACCACCCTGCGCGCCATCCTCGACGGCCACCCGCAAAGCGGCATCGAAGACCTCATGCCTTGGCGCTTCAACCAGCCGTCAAGCATGGAGAAACGCGCGAAAGTTGGTGATGCCCGGAGGGGCGGCATATCATGGCGGTGTTCAGACGCCGTCAATTCTCAGCGGAGAAAGGGATATGCCACATGCACGACGATACCATCACCCGACTGCCCGATCCATCGGGTTTCGCGGCAGACGCGCTGA
- a CDS encoding HpcH/HpaI aldolase family protein gives MADQPEHQPDQVAGHAPGQRPDIRQIFVRRLRDRQPLAGSFVKSPDPAGIEILAGSGFDFAIVDAEHAAMGRAEIALLVMAGRAAGLPVLVRIPERGGHWIATALDAGAAGIVAPQVDSRAEAEALAQVMRFGMGGRGFSPSTAAAGYGRTGIAAHLAGQPQQTALICQIESAAGVQAAGAIAAVEGVDGLLLGPVDLAVSLGETDTGAAGVMQLCRDTIAAGTGQGCAAGLFLGDPATARGWLEQGASLLVLGSDQAFLRQSADRAMAGYRQALTAGGG, from the coding sequence ATGGCGGATCAGCCAGAGCACCAGCCGGATCAGGTGGCTGGTCATGCGCCCGGCCAGCGGCCCGATATCCGGCAGATCTTCGTGCGGCGGCTGCGGGACAGGCAGCCGCTGGCGGGCAGTTTCGTGAAATCGCCTGATCCGGCCGGGATCGAGATTCTGGCCGGATCGGGGTTCGACTTTGCCATAGTCGATGCCGAACATGCCGCCATGGGCCGGGCCGAGATTGCCCTGCTGGTCATGGCGGGCCGGGCGGCGGGCCTGCCGGTTCTGGTGCGGATACCCGAACGGGGCGGGCATTGGATTGCCACCGCGCTGGATGCGGGCGCGGCGGGGATCGTCGCGCCGCAGGTCGACAGCCGGGCCGAAGCTGAGGCGCTGGCGCAGGTCATGCGCTTTGGCATGGGCGGGCGCGGCTTTTCCCCCTCCACCGCCGCTGCGGGCTATGGGCGCACCGGCATCGCCGCGCATCTGGCGGGGCAGCCGCAACAGACCGCGCTGATCTGCCAGATCGAAAGCGCGGCGGGTGTTCAGGCGGCAGGCGCGATTGCCGCGGTCGAGGGCGTGGACGGGCTGTTGCTGGGTCCGGTGGATCTGGCGGTCAGCCTGGGCGAAACCGATACCGGGGCGGCTGGCGTCATGCAGCTCTGCCGTGACACCATCGCGGCGGGCACCGGTCAGGGCTGTGCCGCCGGGCTGTTTCTGGGCGATCCCGCAACCGCGCGTGGCTGGCTGGAGCAAGGGGCAAGCCTGCTTGTGCTGGGGTCCGATCAGGCCTTCCTGCGCCAGTCGGCAGACCGGGCCATGGCGGGCTATCGTCAGGCCCTGACTGCGGGCGGGGGCTGA
- a CDS encoding helix-turn-helix domain-containing protein has translation MNLELHDEIKRALRAQKVTLRSIAEEAGCSLSMASMVSQGYRSSKVVEGLIAEKLGKKPETLWPDRYNPEKER, from the coding sequence GTGAACCTAGAACTGCACGATGAGATCAAGCGTGCGCTCAGGGCGCAGAAGGTCACGCTGCGCAGCATTGCCGAAGAAGCGGGCTGCAGCCTCAGCATGGCCTCAATGGTGTCGCAGGGATACAGATCCAGCAAGGTCGTCGAAGGGCTGATCGCCGAGAAGCTTGGCAAGAAACCGGAGACGCTCTGGCCCGACCGGTACAACCCAGAAAAGGAGCGCTGA
- a CDS encoding TnsA endonuclease N-terminal domain-containing protein — protein sequence MLYLLLARPDVVEVWDQPPPVCYQDTTGRKRSHTFDFLIAVTSGKRIAIAVKPDAIAERQGFRETLQRIRAATPLSFADKVVLITERSYCPSAARNAQKLHDFRRTPDPEADGSIETLVRGLSGPTTIAELVEASGLGGRAFRAAFKAIYAGVLRAIEPGDILPTTRIIPGALQ from the coding sequence GTGCTCTATCTGCTTCTGGCGCGTCCGGACGTCGTCGAAGTCTGGGATCAGCCGCCGCCCGTCTGCTATCAGGATACAACAGGCCGGAAGCGCAGCCACACCTTCGACTTCCTGATCGCCGTGACCAGTGGGAAGCGCATCGCCATCGCGGTGAAACCCGACGCGATCGCCGAGCGCCAAGGCTTCCGCGAAACCCTGCAGCGCATCCGCGCGGCAACTCCGCTCAGCTTCGCCGATAAGGTCGTGCTGATCACTGAAAGGTCCTACTGCCCATCGGCCGCCCGAAATGCGCAGAAGCTGCACGATTTCCGGCGAACCCCGGACCCCGAGGCTGACGGCTCTATCGAAACCCTGGTGCGGGGCCTCAGCGGCCCGACGACCATTGCCGAGTTGGTGGAAGCATCGGGACTCGGCGGTCGGGCCTTCCGCGCTGCATTCAAGGCCATCTACGCCGGCGTCCTACGCGCCATCGAACCGGGCGACATTCTTCCCACGACCCGCATCATTCCGGGGGCCTTGCAATGA